In one window of Streptomyces roseofulvus DNA:
- a CDS encoding phospho-sugar mutase has translation MTQDELLARAQAWLAEDPDSETREELGALLDRGDTDELAVRFAGTLQFGTAGLRGELGAGPMRMNRSVVIRAAAGLAAYLKAKGQTGGLVVIGYDARYKSADFARDTAAVMTGAGLRAALLPRPLPTPVLAYAIRHLGAVAGVEVTASHNPPRDNGYKVYLGDGSQIVPPADAEIAAEIDAVRALADVPRPEDGWETLGEEVLEAYLARTDAVLTPGSPRTARTVYTAMHGVGKDVLTAAFARHGFPAPALVAAQAEPDPAFPTVAFPNPEEPGAMDLAFEAARAVDPDLVIANDPDADRCAVAVPDASVEGGWRMLRGDEVGALLAAHLVHKGARGVFAESIVSSSLLGRIAEAAGVGYEETLTGFKWIARVDGLRYGYEEALGYCVDPEGVRDKDGITAALLVAELASELKERDRTLTDLLDDLAVAHGLHATDQLSVRVEDLGVIANAMAALRETPPVKLAGLTVVSAEDLTRGTESLPPTDGLRYHLDGDFKARVIVRPSGTEPKLKCYLEVVVPVADASGLAAARATGAEVLGALKKDLAEAAGL, from the coding sequence GTGACGCAGGACGAACTCCTCGCCCGGGCCCAGGCGTGGCTCGCCGAGGATCCCGATTCCGAGACCCGGGAGGAGCTCGGCGCGCTCCTCGACCGGGGGGACACCGACGAGCTGGCCGTCCGGTTCGCCGGGACGCTGCAGTTCGGCACCGCGGGGCTCCGCGGCGAGCTGGGCGCCGGGCCCATGCGGATGAACCGGTCCGTGGTGATCCGGGCCGCCGCCGGCCTCGCCGCGTACCTGAAGGCGAAGGGGCAGACCGGCGGTCTGGTCGTGATCGGCTACGACGCCCGCTACAAGTCGGCCGACTTCGCCCGCGACACCGCCGCCGTGATGACCGGCGCCGGGCTGCGCGCCGCGCTGCTGCCGCGGCCGCTGCCGACGCCGGTCCTGGCGTACGCCATAAGGCACCTGGGCGCCGTCGCCGGCGTCGAGGTGACCGCGAGCCACAACCCGCCGCGCGACAACGGCTACAAGGTCTACCTGGGCGACGGCTCGCAGATCGTGCCGCCGGCGGACGCCGAGATCGCGGCCGAGATCGACGCCGTCCGGGCGCTGGCCGACGTGCCGCGGCCGGAGGACGGCTGGGAGACGCTGGGCGAGGAGGTGCTGGAGGCGTACCTCGCCCGCACCGACGCCGTTCTGACGCCCGGCTCGCCGCGCACCGCGCGGACCGTCTACACGGCCATGCACGGCGTCGGGAAGGACGTGCTGACGGCGGCCTTCGCCCGGCACGGCTTCCCCGCCCCCGCGCTGGTCGCCGCGCAGGCCGAGCCCGACCCGGCGTTCCCGACCGTCGCGTTCCCGAACCCGGAGGAGCCGGGGGCCATGGACCTCGCCTTCGAGGCGGCCCGGGCCGTGGACCCCGACCTCGTCATCGCCAACGACCCGGACGCGGACCGCTGCGCCGTGGCCGTGCCGGACGCGTCCGTCGAGGGCGGCTGGCGGATGCTCCGCGGCGACGAGGTCGGCGCGCTGCTCGCCGCGCACCTGGTGCACAAGGGCGCCCGGGGCGTCTTCGCCGAGTCGATCGTGTCGTCCTCGCTGCTCGGGCGGATCGCCGAGGCGGCGGGCGTGGGCTACGAGGAGACGCTGACCGGCTTCAAGTGGATCGCCCGGGTGGACGGTCTGCGGTACGGCTACGAGGAGGCGCTCGGCTACTGCGTGGACCCGGAGGGCGTCCGCGACAAGGACGGCATCACGGCGGCGCTGCTCGTCGCCGAGCTGGCCTCGGAGCTGAAGGAGCGGGACCGGACGCTGACCGACCTGCTCGACGACCTGGCGGTCGCGCACGGGCTGCACGCGACGGACCAGCTGTCGGTGCGGGTGGAGGACCTGGGCGTGATCGCGAACGCCATGGCGGCGCTGCGCGAGACCCCGCCGGTGAAGCTCGCGGGCCTGACCGTCGTCTCGGCGGAGGACCTGACCAGAGGCACGGAGTCGCTGCCGCCGACGGACGGCCTGCGCTACCACCTGGACGGCGACTTCAAGGCCCGGGTGATCGTCCGCCCGTCGGGCACGGAGCCCAAGCTGAAGTGCTACCTGGAGGTCGTGGTCCCGGTCGCCGACGCGAGCGGTCTGGCCGCGGCGCGGGCGACCGGCGCCGAGGTGCTGGGCGCGCTGAAGAAGGACCTGGCGGAGGCCGCGGGGCTGTAG
- a CDS encoding purine-nucleoside phosphorylase — protein sequence MNATATPYEAAEAAAARLRELTGVENHDVALVMGSGWAPAVDALGAPEAEFPVTELPGFPPPAVEGHGGKIRSYKIGEKRALVFLGRTHFYEGRGVASVAHGVRTAVAAGVKTVVLTNGCGGLREGMRPGQPVLISDHINLTAASPIVGANFVDLTDLYSPRLRALCKEVDETLEEGVYVQFPGPHYETPAEINMVRVLGGDLVGMSTVLEAIAAREAGAEVLGISLVTNLAAGLSGEPLNHEEVLQAGRDSAARMGELLTRVLDRI from the coding sequence GTGAACGCTACTGCCACCCCGTACGAGGCCGCCGAAGCCGCCGCCGCGCGCCTGCGCGAGCTGACCGGCGTCGAGAACCACGACGTCGCCCTGGTCATGGGCTCCGGCTGGGCCCCGGCCGTCGACGCCCTGGGCGCCCCCGAGGCCGAGTTCCCCGTCACCGAGCTCCCGGGCTTCCCGCCGCCGGCCGTCGAGGGCCACGGCGGCAAGATCCGCTCGTACAAGATCGGCGAGAAGCGCGCCCTGGTCTTCCTCGGCCGCACCCACTTCTACGAGGGCCGCGGGGTCGCCTCCGTCGCGCACGGCGTCCGCACGGCCGTCGCCGCCGGCGTGAAGACCGTCGTCCTGACGAACGGCTGCGGCGGTCTGCGCGAAGGCATGCGCCCCGGCCAGCCGGTCCTCATCAGCGACCACATCAACCTGACGGCCGCCTCGCCGATCGTCGGCGCGAACTTCGTCGACCTCACCGACCTGTACTCGCCGCGGCTGCGGGCGCTGTGCAAGGAGGTCGACGAGACGCTGGAGGAGGGCGTGTACGTCCAGTTCCCCGGCCCGCACTACGAGACCCCCGCCGAGATCAACATGGTGCGGGTGCTCGGCGGCGACCTCGTCGGCATGTCCACCGTCCTGGAGGCCATCGCGGCGCGCGAGGCCGGCGCGGAGGTCCTCGGCATCTCGCTCGTCACCAACCTGGCGGCGGGGCTCTCGGGCGAGCCGCTGAACCACGAGGAGGTGCTCCAGGCGGGGCGGGACTCGGCGGCGCGGATGGGTGAACTGCTGACGCGGGTCCTCGACCGGATCTGA
- a CDS encoding gamma-glutamylcyclotransferase: MSLYAAYAGNLDARLMSRRAPHSPLRGTGWLNGWRLTFGGEQMGWEGALATLVEAPRQQVFVALYDIAPMDEDSMDRWEGVGLDIYRRMRVRVHTLDGDEPAWVYVLNAYEGGLPSARYLGEVADAAESAGAPHDYVMEIRKRPC; the protein is encoded by the coding sequence ATGTCGCTCTACGCCGCCTACGCCGGCAACCTCGACGCGCGGCTGATGAGCCGCCGCGCCCCGCACTCCCCGCTGCGCGGCACCGGCTGGCTGAACGGCTGGCGGCTCACCTTCGGCGGCGAGCAGATGGGCTGGGAGGGGGCGCTCGCGACCCTCGTGGAGGCCCCGCGCCAGCAGGTCTTCGTCGCGCTGTACGACATCGCCCCGATGGACGAGGACTCGATGGACCGGTGGGAGGGCGTCGGGCTCGACATCTACCGGCGGATGCGGGTGCGGGTGCACACGCTCGACGGGGACGAGCCGGCCTGGGTGTACGTGCTCAACGCGTACGAGGGCGGGCTGCCGTCCGCGCGCTACCTCGGCGAGGTCGCCGACGCGGCGGAGTCGGCCGGCGCGCCGCACGACTACGTGATGGAGATCCGCAAGCGGCCCTGCTGA
- a CDS encoding NAD(P)H-quinone dehydrogenase, with protein MTRIVIIGGGPGGYEAALVGAQLGAEVTVVDCDGLGGASVLTDCVPSKTLIATAEVMTTFDSSYEELGIIVADDTPHVEQAARVVGVDLGKVNRRVKRLALAQSHDITASVTRAGARVLRGRGRLSGRQAVDGSRQVVVTAADGSEETLTADAVLIATGGHPRELADAKPDGERILNWTQVYDLKELPEELIVVGSGVTGAEFAGAYQALGSRVTLVSSRDRVLPGEDPDAAAVLEDVFRRRGMNVMARSRAESAKRVGDRVEVTLADGRVISGTHCLMAVGAIPNSAGMGLEEAGVRLKDSGHIWTDRVSRTSAPGVYAAGDVTGVFALASVAAMQGRIAMYHFLGDAVAPLNLKTVSSNVFTDPEIATVGYTQADVDAGKIDAKVVKLPLLRNPRAKMQGIRDGFVKIFCRPGTGIVVGGCVVAPRASELIHPISIAVDNNLTVEQIANAFTVYPSLSGSIAEVARQLHTRKTSAEG; from the coding sequence GTGACCCGGATCGTGATCATCGGCGGCGGACCCGGCGGATACGAGGCTGCCCTGGTGGGCGCCCAGCTCGGCGCGGAGGTGACCGTCGTCGACTGCGACGGCCTCGGCGGCGCGTCCGTCCTGACCGACTGCGTCCCCTCCAAGACCCTGATCGCCACCGCCGAGGTGATGACCACCTTCGACTCCTCCTACGAGGAGCTGGGCATCATCGTCGCGGACGACACCCCGCACGTCGAGCAGGCCGCCCGCGTCGTCGGCGTGGACCTCGGCAAGGTCAACCGACGGGTGAAGCGGCTCGCGCTGGCCCAGTCGCACGACATCACCGCCTCCGTCACCCGGGCCGGCGCCCGGGTGCTGCGCGGCCGTGGCCGGCTCTCCGGCCGGCAGGCCGTGGACGGCTCCCGACAGGTGGTCGTCACCGCCGCCGACGGCAGCGAGGAGACGCTGACCGCGGACGCGGTGCTGATCGCGACGGGCGGTCACCCGCGCGAGCTGGCCGACGCCAAGCCGGACGGCGAGCGGATCCTGAACTGGACCCAGGTCTACGACCTGAAGGAGCTCCCGGAGGAGCTCATCGTGGTCGGCTCCGGTGTGACCGGCGCCGAGTTCGCCGGCGCCTACCAGGCCCTCGGCTCCCGGGTCACGCTCGTCTCCAGCCGTGACCGCGTGCTGCCCGGCGAGGATCCGGACGCCGCCGCGGTCCTGGAGGACGTCTTCCGGCGCCGCGGCATGAACGTCATGGCCCGCTCCCGCGCCGAGTCCGCCAAGCGGGTCGGCGACCGGGTCGAGGTCACCCTCGCGGACGGCCGGGTCATCTCCGGCACCCACTGCCTGATGGCGGTCGGCGCGATCCCGAACTCCGCCGGCATGGGCCTGGAGGAGGCCGGGGTCAGGCTCAAGGACTCCGGGCACATCTGGACCGACCGGGTCTCCCGCACCTCCGCCCCCGGCGTGTACGCGGCCGGCGACGTCACCGGCGTCTTCGCGCTCGCCTCGGTCGCCGCCATGCAGGGCCGGATCGCGATGTACCACTTCCTCGGCGACGCGGTGGCCCCGCTCAACCTGAAGACGGTCTCCTCGAACGTCTTCACCGACCCCGAGATCGCCACCGTCGGCTACACCCAGGCCGACGTCGACGCCGGCAAGATCGACGCCAAGGTCGTCAAGCTGCCCCTGCTGCGCAACCCGCGCGCCAAGATGCAGGGCATCCGGGACGGCTTCGTCAAGATCTTCTGCCGCCCCGGCACCGGCATCGTGGTCGGCGGCTGTGTCGTCGCACCCCGGGCGAGCGAGCTGATCCACCCCATCTCGATCGCGGTCGACAACAATCTGACGGTCGAACAGATCGCAAATGCTTTCACCGTGTACCCCTCCCTGTCGGGCTCGATCGCCGAAGTGGCACGGCAGTTGCACACCCGAAAGACCTCGGCCGAGGGCTGA
- a CDS encoding DeoR/GlpR family DNA-binding transcription regulator, whose translation MVRANGAVSLRELARVVQTSEVTVRRDVRALEAEGLLDRRHGGAVLPGGFTRESGFPQKSHLATAEKTAIADVAASLVEEGEAIVVGAGTTTQELARRLARVPGLTVVTNSLLVAQALAHANRVEVVMTGGTLRGSNYALVGSGAEQSLQGLRVSRAFLSGSGLTAERGLSTSNMLSASVDRALVQAAAEVVVLADHTKLGTDTMFQTVPTDVITRLVTDEPPPHDERAASELQALADQGVQIAVAGTGQGGAPVGEQLPPGVRGRREMPLPVQRGGRIPGGQFRGPGPGLGAEPLERTARVADLRRR comes from the coding sequence ATGGTGCGAGCCAATGGGGCCGTGTCGCTCCGCGAGCTCGCCCGCGTCGTCCAGACCTCCGAAGTGACCGTGCGCCGCGACGTACGGGCCCTGGAGGCAGAAGGACTCCTCGACCGCCGGCACGGCGGTGCGGTGTTGCCGGGCGGATTCACGCGAGAATCCGGCTTCCCGCAGAAATCCCATCTCGCGACCGCGGAGAAGACGGCCATCGCCGACGTCGCCGCGAGCCTGGTCGAAGAGGGCGAGGCCATCGTCGTCGGCGCCGGGACCACCACCCAGGAGCTGGCCCGCCGGCTGGCCCGGGTGCCCGGACTGACCGTGGTCACCAACTCGCTGCTGGTCGCCCAGGCCCTGGCGCACGCCAACCGGGTCGAGGTCGTCATGACCGGCGGCACCCTGCGCGGCTCCAACTACGCCCTGGTGGGCAGCGGTGCCGAGCAGTCGCTCCAGGGGCTGCGCGTCTCCCGCGCCTTCCTCTCTGGCAGCGGGCTCACCGCCGAGCGCGGGCTCTCCACGTCCAACATGCTCTCCGCGAGCGTGGACCGGGCCCTCGTCCAGGCCGCCGCCGAGGTCGTGGTGCTCGCCGACCACACCAAGCTCGGCACCGACACCATGTTCCAGACGGTGCCGACCGACGTGATCACCCGGCTGGTCACCGACGAGCCCCCGCCGCACGACGAGCGGGCCGCCTCCGAGCTCCAGGCCCTCGCCGACCAGGGCGTGCAGATCGCCGTGGCCGGCACCGGGCAGGGCGGCGCCCCCGTCGGCGAGCAGCTGCCGCCGGGCGTCCGGGGCCGCCGCGAGATGCCGCTCCCCGTCCAGCGCGGGGGCAGGATCCCGGGCGGCCAGTTCCGCGGCCCCGGCCCCGGACTGGGCGCCGAGCCCCTGGAGCGCACGGCCCGCGTCGCGGACCTCCGCCGCCGCTGA
- a CDS encoding acetyl/propionyl/methylcrotonyl-CoA carboxylase subunit alpha — protein sequence MRKVLIANRGEIAVRVARACRDAGIASVAVYADPDRDALHVRAADEAFALGGDTPATSYLDMAKVLQAAKDAGADAVHPGYGFLSENAEFAQAVIDAGLTWIGPPPQAIRDLGDKVAARHIAQRAGAPLVAGTPDPVSGADEVVAFAEEHGLPIAIKAAFGGGGRGLKVARTLEEVPELYDSAVREAVAAFGRGECFVERYLDKPRHVETQCLADQHGNVVVVSTRDCSLQRRHQKLVEEAPAPFLTEEQNAQLYAASKAILKEAGYVGAGTVEFLVGLDGTISFLEVNTRLQVEHPVTEEVTGIDLVREMFRIADGEELGYGDPAVRGHSFEFRINGEDPGRNFLPAPGTVTVFQPPTGPGVRLDAGVESGSVIGPAWDSLLAKLIVTGATREQALQRAARALAEFKVEGMATAIPFHQAVVVDPDFTADPFRVHTRWIETEFVNEIKPFAPAGADADEDEAGRETIVVEVGGKRLEVSLPSSLGMSLARTGLAAGAKPKRRAAKKSGPTASGDTLASPMQGTIVKVAVEEGQEVKEGDLIVVLEAMKMEQPLNAHKAGTVTGLSAEVGASVTSGAGICEIKG from the coding sequence GTGCGCAAGGTGCTCATCGCCAACCGTGGCGAAATCGCTGTTCGTGTCGCCCGTGCCTGCCGGGATGCCGGGATCGCCAGCGTAGCCGTCTACGCCGACCCGGACCGGGACGCTCTGCACGTCCGCGCGGCCGACGAGGCGTTCGCCCTGGGCGGTGACACCCCGGCCACCAGCTACCTGGACATGGCCAAGGTGCTCCAGGCCGCGAAGGACGCCGGCGCGGACGCGGTCCACCCCGGCTACGGATTCCTCTCCGAGAACGCGGAGTTCGCCCAGGCCGTGATCGACGCCGGGCTGACCTGGATCGGTCCGCCGCCGCAGGCCATCCGCGACCTCGGTGACAAGGTCGCCGCCCGGCACATCGCCCAGCGCGCGGGCGCCCCGCTCGTCGCGGGCACCCCGGACCCGGTCTCCGGCGCGGACGAGGTCGTCGCCTTCGCCGAGGAGCACGGCCTGCCGATCGCCATCAAGGCGGCCTTCGGCGGCGGCGGCCGCGGCCTCAAGGTCGCCCGCACCCTCGAAGAGGTCCCCGAGCTGTACGACTCCGCGGTGCGCGAGGCCGTCGCCGCCTTCGGCCGCGGCGAGTGCTTCGTCGAGCGCTACCTCGACAAGCCGCGCCACGTCGAGACCCAGTGCCTCGCCGACCAGCACGGCAACGTCGTCGTCGTCTCGACCCGTGACTGCTCGCTCCAGCGCCGCCACCAGAAGCTCGTCGAGGAGGCGCCCGCGCCGTTCCTGACGGAGGAGCAGAACGCGCAGCTGTACGCCGCGTCGAAGGCGATCCTGAAGGAGGCCGGCTACGTCGGCGCCGGCACGGTCGAGTTCCTCGTCGGCCTCGACGGCACGATCTCCTTCCTGGAGGTCAACACCCGTCTGCAGGTGGAGCACCCGGTGACCGAGGAGGTCACCGGCATCGACCTGGTCCGCGAGATGTTCCGGATCGCCGACGGCGAGGAGCTCGGCTACGGCGACCCGGCCGTGCGCGGTCACTCCTTCGAGTTCCGCATCAACGGCGAGGACCCGGGCCGCAACTTCCTCCCGGCCCCCGGCACCGTCACCGTCTTCCAGCCGCCGACCGGCCCGGGCGTCCGCCTGGACGCGGGCGTCGAGTCCGGCTCGGTCATCGGCCCGGCCTGGGACTCGCTCCTCGCCAAGCTGATCGTCACCGGCGCCACCCGCGAGCAGGCGCTCCAGCGCGCCGCCCGCGCGCTCGCCGAGTTCAAGGTCGAGGGCATGGCCACCGCCATCCCGTTCCACCAGGCCGTCGTGGTCGACCCGGACTTCACCGCCGACCCGTTCCGCGTCCACACCCGGTGGATCGAGACGGAGTTCGTAAACGAGATCAAGCCGTTCGCCCCGGCCGGTGCCGACGCGGACGAGGACGAGGCCGGCCGCGAGACCATCGTGGTCGAGGTCGGCGGCAAGCGCCTGGAGGTCTCCCTCCCGTCGTCGCTCGGCATGTCGCTGGCCCGTACGGGTCTGGCCGCCGGTGCCAAGCCGAAGCGGCGCGCCGCCAAGAAGTCCGGCCCGACGGCCTCGGGCGACACCCTCGCCTCGCCCATGCAGGGCACGATCGTGAAGGTCGCGGTCGAGGAGGGCCAGGAGGTCAAGGAGGGCGATCTGATCGTCGTCCTGGAGGCCATGAAGATGGAGCAGCCGCTCAACGCGCACAAGGCGGGCACCGTCACGGGCCTGAGCGCCGAGGTCGGCGCGTCGGTGACGTCCGGCGCCGGCATCTGCGAGATCAAGGGCTGA
- a CDS encoding nucleoside triphosphate pyrophosphatase has translation MTADHPGGTPRRLVLASASPARLGLLRQAGLAPEVIVSGVDEDKVHAPTPAELALALAEAKAAHVAARPEASGALVIGCDSVLELDGRALGKPADADEATARWRDMRGRVGILQTGHCVYDTTAKRYESATASTVVRFGEPTDEEIAAYVASGEPLHVAGAFTLDGRSAPFIEGIDGDPGNVIGLSLPLLRRLLAKLDVGITELWS, from the coding sequence ATGACTGCTGATCACCCGGGCGGCACGCCCCGCCGGCTCGTCCTCGCCTCCGCCTCCCCCGCCCGGCTCGGCCTGCTCCGCCAGGCCGGCCTCGCGCCCGAGGTGATCGTCAGCGGCGTGGACGAGGACAAGGTCCACGCCCCCACCCCGGCCGAGCTCGCGCTGGCGCTCGCCGAGGCCAAGGCCGCGCACGTCGCCGCCCGCCCGGAGGCGAGCGGTGCCCTGGTGATCGGCTGCGACTCGGTCCTGGAGCTGGACGGACGCGCCCTGGGCAAGCCCGCCGACGCCGACGAGGCCACCGCCCGCTGGCGGGACATGCGCGGCCGGGTCGGCATCCTGCAGACCGGCCACTGCGTCTACGACACGACGGCCAAGCGGTACGAGTCGGCCACCGCCTCCACGGTGGTGCGGTTCGGCGAGCCGACGGACGAGGAGATCGCGGCGTACGTGGCCAGCGGCGAACCGCTGCACGTGGCGGGCGCGTTCACCCTGGACGGCCGGTCGGCGCCGTTCATCGAGGGCATCGACGGCGACCCCGGCAACGTCATCGGCCTCTCGCTGCCGCTGCTGCGCCGGCTCCTCGCCAAGCTCGACGTGGGCATCACCGAGCTCTGGTCCTGA
- the mmpB gene encoding morphogenic membrane protein MmpB, with protein sequence MLWSDPENKPPKFLRETQEMLRRSGVLLALAMVVLMLVMGAR encoded by the coding sequence ATGCTGTGGTCCGACCCGGAGAACAAGCCGCCGAAGTTCCTGCGCGAGACCCAGGAGATGCTCCGCAGATCGGGCGTACTCCTGGCGCTGGCCATGGTCGTCCTGATGCTCGTCATGGGCGCGCGCTGA
- a CDS encoding TetR/AcrR family transcriptional regulator: MNETVADRTALTEQETHLSESPSAVPGTQRPGGRTAKVRRAVLDATQETLATGGFPSLNMDQIAAAAGVGKTTVYRRWGTPVGLVADLLTDMAEQSQPAADTGTLAGDLRANAALVRETLTDLRMGAVFRAVIAAAACDEECARALNGFYRTRLTEWAPVAERAAARGELPAGTDPLELLRAVSAPLYYRFAITQEELTPADAERAVTTALAAAAAGAYVA; encoded by the coding sequence ATGAACGAGACCGTAGCAGACCGAACCGCCTTAACGGAACAGGAGACCCATTTGAGCGAGAGCCCGTCGGCCGTGCCCGGCACCCAGCGCCCCGGAGGCCGTACCGCCAAAGTGCGCCGGGCCGTCCTCGACGCCACCCAGGAGACCCTCGCCACCGGCGGCTTCCCGAGCCTGAACATGGACCAGATCGCCGCCGCCGCCGGCGTCGGGAAGACCACCGTCTACCGCCGCTGGGGCACCCCCGTCGGTCTCGTCGCCGATCTCCTGACGGACATGGCCGAGCAGTCCCAGCCCGCCGCCGACACCGGCACCCTCGCCGGGGACCTGCGCGCCAACGCCGCACTCGTCCGGGAGACCCTCACCGACCTGCGGATGGGCGCCGTCTTCCGCGCCGTCATCGCCGCCGCCGCCTGCGACGAGGAGTGCGCCCGGGCCCTGAACGGCTTCTACCGCACCCGGCTGACCGAGTGGGCCCCGGTCGCCGAGCGGGCCGCCGCGCGCGGCGAACTCCCGGCCGGTACCGACCCGCTGGAACTGCTCCGGGCCGTCTCCGCGCCGCTCTACTACCGCTTCGCCATCACCCAGGAGGAGCTGACCCCCGCCGACGCCGAGCGGGCCGTCACGACCGCCCTGGCCGCCGCCGCGGCCGGCGCGTACGTCGCCTGA
- a CDS encoding MFS transporter → MVALDAPPAAAPAARMDGRMRLVLVVLLVAQFMLAVDFSILNVALPVIGEGLGFSLGGLQWIATAFALAAAGFTLLFGRLADLLGRRRVFLCGMAVLGAASLAGGLATTPELLMAARVAQGLATAAVTPAGLSLLTSAFPEGPLRDKALGLNGALMSAGFTTGAVLGGVLTDLLSWRWAFFINVPVALAVLLVAPAVIEESRPAARPRLDVPGAVTVTGGLLALVLGLTAAGEHGWAAPATLVPLAAAAVLLTAFPFVERRSPEPLVPLRILRRRTVVWGNLAGLAAFATETSLVFLMTLHLQDVLGFSPLAAGLSFGVLGAGTVLGGLLAPRFLGRFSPRAALVAGGALQAAATLTLLGIGDERSTYGLLLAATFAGGVGNMLAIVGFMVTATSGLPDSEQGMATGIATMTQQIGITLGTPVMSAVVVTAATLPGGIARAVAVNAVLVLLAALASAVFLRKR, encoded by the coding sequence ATGGTCGCCCTCGACGCTCCTCCCGCCGCCGCCCCGGCCGCCCGCATGGACGGACGGATGCGGCTCGTCCTCGTCGTCCTCCTCGTCGCCCAGTTCATGCTGGCCGTCGACTTCTCGATCCTGAACGTCGCCCTCCCCGTCATCGGCGAAGGACTCGGCTTCTCCCTCGGCGGGCTCCAGTGGATCGCCACCGCCTTCGCCCTCGCCGCCGCCGGCTTCACCCTCCTCTTCGGACGCCTCGCCGACCTCCTCGGCCGCCGCCGCGTCTTCCTCTGCGGCATGGCCGTCCTCGGCGCCGCCTCCCTCGCCGGCGGCCTCGCCACCACCCCCGAACTCCTCATGGCCGCCCGCGTCGCCCAAGGCCTCGCCACCGCCGCCGTCACCCCGGCCGGCCTCTCCCTGCTCACCTCCGCCTTCCCCGAGGGCCCGCTCCGCGACAAGGCCCTCGGCCTCAACGGCGCCCTCATGTCCGCCGGGTTCACCACCGGCGCCGTCCTCGGCGGCGTCCTCACCGACCTGCTCTCCTGGCGCTGGGCCTTCTTCATCAACGTGCCGGTCGCCCTCGCCGTCCTGCTCGTCGCCCCCGCCGTCATCGAGGAGAGCCGCCCCGCCGCCCGTCCCCGGCTCGACGTCCCCGGCGCGGTCACCGTCACCGGCGGCCTGCTCGCCCTCGTCCTCGGACTCACCGCCGCCGGCGAGCACGGCTGGGCCGCCCCCGCCACCCTCGTCCCCCTCGCCGCGGCCGCCGTCCTGCTCACCGCCTTCCCCTTCGTCGAGCGGCGCTCCCCGGAGCCCCTCGTCCCGCTCCGGATCCTCCGCCGCCGCACCGTCGTCTGGGGCAACCTCGCCGGGCTCGCCGCCTTCGCCACCGAGACCTCGCTGGTCTTCCTGATGACCCTGCACCTCCAGGACGTGCTCGGCTTCTCCCCGCTCGCCGCCGGCCTCTCCTTCGGCGTCCTCGGCGCCGGCACCGTCCTCGGCGGCCTGCTCGCGCCCCGCTTCCTCGGCCGCTTCTCGCCCCGCGCCGCCCTCGTCGCCGGCGGCGCCCTCCAGGCCGCCGCCACCCTCACCCTCCTCGGCATCGGCGACGAGCGGAGCACCTACGGACTGCTCCTCGCGGCCACCTTCGCCGGCGGCGTCGGCAACATGCTCGCCATCGTCGGCTTCATGGTCACCGCCACCTCCGGCCTGCCCGACAGCGAGCAGGGCATGGCCACCGGCATCGCCACCATGACCCAGCAGATCGGCATCACCCTCGGCACCCCGGTGATGAGCGCCGTCGTCGTCACGGCCGCCACGCTCCCCGGCGGCATCGCCCGGGCGGTCGCCGTCAACGCGGTCCTCGTCCTCCTCGCCGCCCTCGCCTCCGCCGTCTTCCTCAGGAAGCGTTGA
- a CDS encoding acyl-CoA carboxylase epsilon subunit: MIRVVRGNPTPEELAAALAVVQARAAATAAAAAQGGGPAVPEGWSDPARIARAVRQRPGPRAWARSYWPV; encoded by the coding sequence ATGATCAGAGTCGTACGAGGCAACCCGACGCCCGAGGAGCTGGCCGCCGCACTGGCGGTGGTCCAGGCCCGGGCCGCGGCCACGGCGGCGGCGGCCGCGCAGGGCGGCGGCCCGGCGGTCCCGGAGGGCTGGTCGGATCCGGCGCGGATCGCGCGGGCGGTACGACAGCGGCCGGGCCCGCGGGCCTGGGCGCGGTCCTACTGGCCGGTGTAG